In Aedes albopictus strain Foshan chromosome 3, AalbF5, whole genome shotgun sequence, the following are encoded in one genomic region:
- the LOC109429098 gene encoding uncharacterized protein LOC109429098 isoform X2 produces the protein MYLIGGTKVMFLGVLIGFLHIAVAKRVDRSSKRTRSHLSVDSYDRELAVLRMKDRIRKVLNVQNENETVSEHVLSVFNVENINPTYVFLLPNGEKNGIRKLIYQKSDFLEAEYPNVTSLNKFKRSLNSSYSVISEVDYPDVNLKSFAKSVDNEDAEDTMLEIVADNIRTERNFIKFMDDLNEDLENELKRQSLKFTLKSQSSLSVKKSNLFTPYTYVNTQTVGWDDLGLEGWSGGLREVHGHRYEHPVIERPKPEEIHHEPAVSIDASFNPLKFLKAPAHTNAVQPNVLVNSSMNTAIPTKSKNPGLILSPELEQKLEEIYNRTKTIPGKPPRWPITNSRDAHRDEDVFIARANNPFGHSTKWRWSNESEEVEKDIEEANQQTREGRSKRAVFNLYSMIKCATGCDPLIYKGYGCYCGFLGSGHVVDGIDRCCKIHDNCYTTSKCPMFLEYFVPYLWKCYRGRPLCALHHGEWDGWKYCATRLCLCDRSLSMCFSKHSCPGKKSVC, from the exons ATGTACTTAATTGGCGGAACTAAAGTAATGTTCCTGGGAGTTCTGATTGGTTTTCTTCATATTGCGGTTGCAAAACGTGTTG ATCGTTCATCAAAAAGGACCCGATCGCATTTATCAGTGGATAGTTATGATCGTGAATTGGCAGTCTTGCGCATGAAAGATCGAATCAGGAAAGTGCTCAACGTTCAGAATGAAAACGAAACTGTAAGTGAACACGTTTTATCAGTGTTCAACGTCGAAAACATCAATCCAACGTACGTGTTTCTTTTGCCAAACGGTGAGAAGAATGGGATTCGTAAGTTAATCTATCAGAAAAGTGACTTCTTAGAAGCAGAATATCCCAACGTTACGTCGCTCAATAAATTCAAACGAAGCTTGAACTCCTCGTACAGTGTGATAAGTGAAGTGGATTATCCGGATGTAAATTTGAAATCATTTGCCAAAAGTGTTGACAACGAAGACGCCGAAGACACGATGCTGGAAATTGTGGCGGATAACATTAGAACGGAgcgaaattttattaaatttatggATGACCTGAATGAGGATTTGGAAAACGAATTGAAACGGCAATCACTGAAGTTTACCCTCAAATCGCAGAGCAGCTTATCAGTGAAGAAATCAAATCTATTCACACCATATACTTATGTGAATACACAAACGGTTGGATGGGACGATTTGGGTTTGGAAGGATGGAGTGGAGGTCTGAGGGAAGTGCATGGTCATCGATATGAGCACCCAGTGATAGAAAG ACCTAAACCAGAAGAAATCCACCATGAGCCCGCTGTAAGTATAGATGCCAGTTTCAATCCATTGAAGTTCCTTAAGGCACCTGCCCATACAAATGCAGTCCAGCCAAATGTCTTAGTCAACAGCTCAATGAACACTGCGATTCCAACGAAGAGCAAAAACCCAGGACTGATTCTCAGTCCTGAATTGGAGCAAAAACTGGaagaaatatataacagaacaaAGACGATACCGGGCAAGCCTCCCCGGTGGCCAATTACCAACAGTCGTGATGCACACCGAGATGAAGACGTGTTCATAGCTCGTGCCAACAATCCATTCGGACACTCCACTAAATGGCGTTGGAG CAACGAAAGTGAAGAAGTGGAGAAAGACATCGAGGAAGCGAACCAGCAGACACGAGAAGGTCGCTCCAAGCGGGCGGTTTTCAATCTATACTCGATGATAAAGTGTGCAACTGGTTGCGATCCACTCATCTATAAAGGATACGGTTGCTACTGTGGATTCTTGGGATCGGGCCACGTGGTGGACGGAATAGATCGATGCTGCAAAATACATGATAATTGCTACACTACGTCTAAGTGCCCGATGTTCCTGGAGTACTTCGTACCATATCTGTGGAAATGTTACAGGGGACGTCCTTTATGTG CTCTTCATCATGGTGAATGGGATGGCTGGAAATACTGTGCCACTCGATTGTGCCTATGTGATCGTTCTTTATCCATGTGCTTCAGCAAACACAGTTGCCCGGGGAAGAAAAGCGTGTGTTAA